The following are encoded in a window of Sminthopsis crassicaudata isolate SCR6 chromosome 3, ASM4859323v1, whole genome shotgun sequence genomic DNA:
- the LOC141565044 gene encoding uncharacterized protein LOC141565044, which translates to MTRKLGYFVEICDLKRFMKDGPCDLTLRETHDFNIQVDNPKSDYELDEIRKKFRQSSFLNHCKKMSSENNCLLDSEYQKCFAEQVERFHSQEKLAEILMNPDNQGEMSFSKSSDLIRQQKNDTGEMCYGSNQAGKAPKLISHWQIHKRKQSDKYIENEAISSHHSSLPNYCIVDPVVKTYAFGENGKASGKNSDLDEPQKIHIGEFYKCFECGKAFPRKSNLRKHQRIHTGEKPFECNQCGKAFTKKYHLVEHERIHTGEKPFECNHCGKAFLRKRKLTVHQRIHTGEKPWECNQCGKAFIQKISLEEHLTIHSGEKPFECSQCGKAFSRKGNLTEHQKIHTGKKTFECNQCGKAFGNSSILAKHHRIHTGEKPYKCNQCGKAFPFSSILAYHQRIHTGEKPYKCNHCGKAFLWKGNLIEHQRIHTGEKTFECNQCGKTFTQKKGLGQHQMIHTVEKPYKCNQCGKAFVYSSILAKHQKIHTGERPFECNQCGKTFRQKGHLTVHQRIHTEEKPFEHKQCGKVFSKRNVLVKHQKMHTEEKPFECIHRRKTFKQKGPLTVTHQEIHAEEKPLECNQCGNSFTRKKKSWETSQNPHWRETLQM; encoded by the coding sequence ATGACTAGAAAGCTGGGATATTTTGTGGAAATCTGTGACCTGAAGCGATTCATGAAGGATGGTCCCTGTGACCTCACTTTGAGGGAAACTCATGACTTTAACATCCAAGTAGATAATCCAAAGAGTGACTATGAATTggatgaaatcagaaagaaattcaGACAATCTTCTTTCCTAAATCATTGTAAGAAAATGAGCTCAGAGAATAACTGTCTTCTGGATAGTGaatatcaaaaatgttttgctgaaCAGGTAGAGCGTTTTCATTCCCAGGAGAAGCTTGCTGAAATACTAATGAATCCAGATAATCAAGGGGAAATGTCCTTCAGCAAGAGTTCAGACCTCATTAGACAGCAGAAAAATGATACTGGAGAAATGTGTTATGGAAGTAATCAAGCTGGGAAGGCCCCTAAGCTCATTAGCCATTGGCAAATTCACAAGAGAAAACAATctgataaatatattgaaaatgaagCAATCTCATCCCATCATTCATCTCTTCCCAACTATTGTATAGTAGATCCTGTAGTAAAAACATATGCATTTGGTGAGAATGGGAAGGCTTCTGGTAAGAACTCAGATCTTGATGAACCTCAGAAGATTCATATTGGagagttttataaatgttttgaatGTGGGAAGGCATTCCCACGAAAGTCTAATCTTcgtaaacatcagagaatccacactggagagaaaccttttgaatgtaatcaatgtggaaaggctttcacaaagAAGTACCATCTTGTTGAACAtgagagaatccatactggagagaaaccttttgaatgtaatcaTTGTGGAAAAGCTTTCTTACGAAAGAGAAaacttactgtacatcagagaattcacactggagagaaaccttgggaatgtaatcagtgtggaaaagctttcatACAGAAAATAAGTCTTGAGGAACATCTCACAATTCActctggagagaaaccttttgaatgttctcaatgtggaaaagctttctcACGCAAGGGAAATCTTACTGaacatcagaaaatccacactgggaaaaaaacttttgaatgtaatcaatgtggaaaagcttttggAAACAGTTCCATTCTTGCTAAACATCacagaattcacactggagaaaaaccttataaatgtaatcaatgtggaaaggcttttccATTCAGTTCCATTCTTGCTtatcatcagagaatccacactggagagaaaccttataaatgtaatcattGTGGAAAAGCTTTCTTATGGAAGGGAAACCTTattgaacatcagagaattcacactggagaaaaaacttttgaatgtaatcaatgtggaaagactttcacacaAAAAAAGGGTCTTGGTCAGCATCAGATGATCCACACTgtagagaaaccttataaatgtaatcaatgtgggaaGGCTTTTGTATACAGTTCCATTCTTGCTaaacatcagaaaatccacactggagagagaccttttgaatgtaatcaatgtggaaaaacTTTCAGACAAAAGGGAcatcttactgtacatcagagaattcacactgaaGAAAAACCTTTTGAACATAAGCAATGTGGAAAGGTTTTCAGTAAGAGGAATGTTCTTGTTAAACATCAGAAAATGCACACTGAagaaaaaccttttgaatgtatTCATCGTAGAAAAACTTTCAAACAGAAGGGACCTCTTACTGTAACACATCAGGAAATTCATGCTGAAGAAAAACCTTtggaatgtaatcaatgtggaaattcTTTCACAcgcaaaaaaaaatcttgggaaaCATCtcagaatccacactggagagaaaccttacaaATGTAA